Proteins encoded in a region of the Dreissena polymorpha isolate Duluth1 chromosome 6, UMN_Dpol_1.0, whole genome shotgun sequence genome:
- the LOC127833752 gene encoding myelin-associated glycoprotein-like isoform X2, giving the protein MEVLYPPDVQRLQNQTVLLNNSLTVVCNLTRVGNPPASNYSWIRKDIGRVMGTGKTLIINNIRLTDEGEYQCNANNRMQPITNDVLYGLNGAYVREFKSNQSHNSIAVNQGETVDLLCVADGDPEPVLRVMNTTRGNESILIEIKGREAKYRIQQAQCEYDTGNYTCLADNRYNEGRQLFALLVYCKCILLN; this is encoded by the exons ATGGAAGTGCTAT ACCCGCCTGATGTTCAACGTCTCCAGAACCAAACCGTGCTACTGAACAATTCTCTCACAGTTGTGTGCAATTTGACTCGTGTTGGTAATCCACCAGCCTCAAACTATTCATGGATAAGGAAGGACATTGGCAGAGTGATGGGTACTGGAAAAACACTTATAATAAACAACATTAGATTGACAGATGAAGGGGAATACCAGTGCAATGCTAATAACAGAATGCAGCCAATAACTAACGACGTTCTATACGGATTAA ACGGAGCATATGTACGGGAATTCAAATCAAATCAATCACACAATAGCATCGCTGTTAACCAGGGTGAGACAGTAGATCTGTTGTGTGTTGCAGATGGTGACCCTGAGCCTGTGCTTCGTGTAATGAATACTACCCGTGGAAATGAAAGCATCTTGATTGAAATAAAAGGACGTGAAGCTAAATATCGCATTCAACAAGCACAATGCGAATATGATACTGGAAACTACACATGCTTGGCTGATAATCGTTATAACGAAGGGAGACAGTTATTTGCTCTTTTAGTTTACTGCAAGTGTATCTTATTAAACTAA
- the LOC127833752 gene encoding uncharacterized protein LOC127833752 isoform X3, with translation MEVLYPPDVQRLQNQTVLLNNSLTVVCNLTRVGNPPASNYSWIRKDIGRVMDGAYVREFKSNQSHNSIAVNQGETVDLLCVADGDPEPVLRVMNTTRGNESILIEIKGREAKYRIQQAQCEYDTGNYTCLADNRYNEGRQLFALLVYCKCILLN, from the exons ATGGAAGTGCTAT ACCCGCCTGATGTTCAACGTCTCCAGAACCAAACCGTGCTACTGAACAATTCTCTCACAGTTGTGTGCAATTTGACTCGTGTTGGTAATCCACCAGCCTCAAACTATTCATGGATAAGGAAGGACATTGGCAGAGTGATGG ACGGAGCATATGTACGGGAATTCAAATCAAATCAATCACACAATAGCATCGCTGTTAACCAGGGTGAGACAGTAGATCTGTTGTGTGTTGCAGATGGTGACCCTGAGCCTGTGCTTCGTGTAATGAATACTACCCGTGGAAATGAAAGCATCTTGATTGAAATAAAAGGACGTGAAGCTAAATATCGCATTCAACAAGCACAATGCGAATATGATACTGGAAACTACACATGCTTGGCTGATAATCGTTATAACGAAGGGAGACAGTTATTTGCTCTTTTAGTTTACTGCAAGTGTATCTTATTAAACTAA
- the LOC127833752 gene encoding myelin-associated glycoprotein-like isoform X1: MEVLYPPDVQRLQNQTVLLNNSLTVVCNLTRVGNPPASNYSWIRKDIGRVMGTGKTLIINNIRLTDEGEYQCNANNRMQPITNDVLYGLSQSTVYINAEYGAYVREFKSNQSHNSIAVNQGETVDLLCVADGDPEPVLRVMNTTRGNESILIEIKGREAKYRIQQAQCEYDTGNYTCLADNRYNEGRQLFALLVYCKCILLN, translated from the exons ATGGAAGTGCTAT ACCCGCCTGATGTTCAACGTCTCCAGAACCAAACCGTGCTACTGAACAATTCTCTCACAGTTGTGTGCAATTTGACTCGTGTTGGTAATCCACCAGCCTCAAACTATTCATGGATAAGGAAGGACATTGGCAGAGTGATGGGTACTGGAAAAACACTTATAATAAACAACATTAGATTGACAGATGAAGGGGAATACCAGTGCAATGCTAATAACAGAATGCAGCCAATAACTAACGACGTTCTATACGGATTAAGTCAGTCGACAGTCTATATAAATGCTGAAT ACGGAGCATATGTACGGGAATTCAAATCAAATCAATCACACAATAGCATCGCTGTTAACCAGGGTGAGACAGTAGATCTGTTGTGTGTTGCAGATGGTGACCCTGAGCCTGTGCTTCGTGTAATGAATACTACCCGTGGAAATGAAAGCATCTTGATTGAAATAAAAGGACGTGAAGCTAAATATCGCATTCAACAAGCACAATGCGAATATGATACTGGAAACTACACATGCTTGGCTGATAATCGTTATAACGAAGGGAGACAGTTATTTGCTCTTTTAGTTTACTGCAAGTGTATCTTATTAAACTAA